A single window of Cellulomonas sp. NTE-D12 DNA harbors:
- a CDS encoding helix-turn-helix domain-containing protein: MPDELADDLSAIGALAEPARRALYRYVVSEPRAVSREQAATALGMPLHSAKFHLDRLVEEGLLEVEFRRLSGRSGPGAGRPSKLYRRSDREVSVSLPERHYDLAGDVLATAIDRALGDGTPIGQAVSETARAEGRRLAAASTVQGTADDGSGLERTAQVLAEHGYEPRTVDGDVRLANCPFDRLAAEHTDLVCAMNLALINGVIEGLGVPAVGAELAPAPGFCCVRLSGRPRS; encoded by the coding sequence GTGCCGGACGAGCTCGCGGACGACCTCTCGGCGATCGGTGCCCTGGCCGAACCGGCCCGGCGGGCGCTCTACCGCTACGTCGTGTCCGAGCCGCGCGCCGTCAGCCGCGAGCAGGCCGCGACGGCCCTCGGCATGCCGCTGCACTCGGCGAAGTTCCATCTGGACCGCCTGGTCGAGGAGGGCCTGCTCGAGGTCGAGTTCCGCCGACTGTCCGGCAGGTCCGGGCCGGGGGCGGGCAGACCGTCGAAGCTCTACCGCCGCTCCGACCGGGAGGTCTCGGTCTCCCTGCCGGAGCGGCACTACGACCTCGCCGGAGACGTGCTCGCCACGGCCATCGACCGGGCGCTCGGTGACGGGACCCCGATCGGTCAGGCCGTCAGCGAGACCGCAAGAGCGGAGGGGCGACGGCTCGCCGCCGCGTCCACGGTGCAGGGGACGGCCGACGACGGCTCCGGGTTGGAGCGGACGGCGCAGGTGCTGGCCGAGCACGGCTACGAGCCACGCACGGTCGACGGCGACGTGCGCCTGGCGAACTGCCCCTTCGACCGGCTCGCCGCTGAGCACACCGACCTGGTGTGCGCGATGAACCTCGCGCTGATCAACGGCGTCATCGAGGGACTGGGCGTGCCGGCCGTCGGGGCCGAGCTGGCGCCCGCACCGGGCTTCTGCTGCGTTCGGCTGAGCGGCCGGCCTCGCAGC
- the folE gene encoding GTP cyclohydrolase I FolE, with the protein MTGAQSLDRSDEASNLLSWRPRVAHEAAPVDLDAAERAAGALLAALGLPVDDPGMAETPRRMATAYAEMLAARAFDFTTFPNTEGYDELVLVQHIPVRSVCEHHMLPFVGVAHVGYLPRDRILGLSKFARVVELFAHRPQTQERLTKQVAQLLQDRLAPRGVGVVVEAEHTCMTLRGVRAAGTRTVTSALLGALRENASSRAEFLSLTRTHLEV; encoded by the coding sequence ATGACGGGGGCCCAGTCGCTGGACCGCAGCGACGAGGCGTCGAACCTGTTGTCCTGGCGGCCCCGGGTGGCGCACGAGGCGGCGCCGGTGGACCTGGACGCTGCGGAGCGTGCGGCCGGCGCCCTGCTCGCCGCGCTCGGCCTGCCCGTGGACGACCCCGGGATGGCGGAGACCCCGCGGCGGATGGCGACGGCCTACGCCGAGATGCTGGCGGCCCGCGCGTTCGACTTCACCACGTTCCCCAACACCGAGGGGTACGACGAGCTGGTCCTTGTCCAGCACATCCCCGTCCGGTCGGTGTGCGAGCACCACATGCTGCCGTTCGTCGGGGTGGCCCACGTCGGCTACCTGCCGCGCGACCGGATCCTCGGCCTGTCCAAGTTCGCGCGCGTCGTCGAGCTCTTCGCCCATCGTCCGCAGACCCAGGAGCGGCTGACCAAGCAGGTCGCCCAGCTGCTGCAGGACCGGCTGGCACCGCGCGGCGTCGGGGTCGTCGTCGAGGCCGAGCACACGTGCATGACCCTGCGGGGTGTGCGGGCAGCCGGCACCCGCACGGTCACCTCGGCCCTGCTCGGGGCGCTGCGGGAGAACGCCTCCTCGCGAGCCGAGTTCCTCTCCCTCACCCGCACCCACCTGGAGGTCTGA
- a CDS encoding FAD-dependent oxidoreductase, with the protein MDTFVIVGGGLAAATAVGELRERGFDGRLVLVGAEQHLPYERPPLSKGYLLGAAELDDAFVHPSSWYADHDIELRLGTAVTAIDPGAHTVTAGQEPLVYSRLLIATGARPRRLGIADDSGAPVAYLRTIEDSQRLKAALEPGRRIVIVGGGWIGLEVAAAARTAGADVVVLEALAMPLVRVLGPEVAEVFGDLHREHGVEVRTAVSVTGVAPDGDRAVVTLADGSSLTADLLVVGVGVAPNTELAEAAGLETDNGVLVDERLRASDPDVFAAGDVANAYHPALGRRVRVEHWDTAIEHGRTAARNMLGAAEAYTRLPYFFTDQYDLGIEYVGSIGPDGYDEVVLRGDVAGRRFTAFWVNGDRVVAGMHANDRDAIEPVRRIVTAGRVDLGRLRDSRSPLDEIA; encoded by the coding sequence ATGGACACGTTCGTGATCGTCGGCGGCGGGCTTGCCGCCGCGACCGCCGTCGGCGAGCTGCGCGAGCGCGGGTTCGACGGCCGCCTGGTCCTGGTGGGCGCCGAGCAGCACCTGCCGTACGAGCGCCCGCCACTGTCGAAGGGCTACCTCCTCGGGGCCGCCGAGCTCGACGACGCCTTCGTCCACCCGTCGTCGTGGTACGCCGACCACGACATCGAGCTGCGGCTGGGGACCGCGGTGACCGCCATCGACCCCGGCGCCCACACGGTGACCGCCGGCCAGGAACCGCTCGTCTACAGCCGGCTCCTGATCGCCACGGGCGCCCGGCCACGTCGGCTCGGGATCGCCGACGACAGCGGTGCGCCGGTCGCGTACCTGCGCACCATCGAGGACAGCCAGCGCCTCAAGGCCGCCCTGGAGCCCGGTCGTCGGATCGTCATCGTCGGGGGCGGTTGGATCGGCCTGGAGGTGGCTGCCGCAGCCCGCACGGCCGGCGCGGACGTCGTCGTGCTCGAGGCCCTCGCGATGCCGCTCGTCCGCGTGCTCGGGCCGGAGGTCGCCGAGGTGTTCGGCGACCTGCACCGGGAGCACGGCGTGGAGGTGCGCACGGCGGTGTCGGTCACCGGCGTCGCTCCTGACGGCGACCGTGCGGTGGTGACGCTCGCCGACGGCTCGTCGCTCACCGCCGACCTCCTCGTCGTCGGTGTGGGGGTCGCTCCCAACACCGAGCTCGCGGAGGCTGCGGGCCTGGAGACCGACAACGGAGTGCTCGTCGACGAGCGCCTGCGCGCCTCCGACCCCGACGTGTTCGCGGCCGGCGACGTCGCGAACGCGTACCACCCTGCCCTCGGGCGCCGGGTCCGCGTGGAGCACTGGGACACCGCGATCGAGCACGGGCGGACCGCCGCCCGCAACATGCTCGGGGCGGCAGAGGCGTACACCCGGCTGCCGTACTTCTTCACCGACCAGTACGACCTCGGCATCGAGTACGTGGGCAGCATCGGCCCGGACGGGTACGACGAGGTGGTCCTGCGTGGCGATGTGGCGGGCCGGCGGTTCACCGCGTTCTGGGTCAACGGCGACCGGGTCGTGGCCGGGATGCACGCGAACGACCGGGACGCCATCGAGCCCGTCCGACGCATCGTGACGGCCGGCCGGGTCGACCTCGGCCGGCTCCGCGACTCGAGAAGCCCGCTCGACGAGATCGCCTAG
- a CDS encoding site-specific integrase translates to MRRSSFGSVETLPSGRYRARYATAVGRWRAAPTTFTTKAEARAWLAREQVALEQTAAGSPKATATVRPPRLRDYTAEWIAERRNGRGEPLRPSTRRTYETYLRLYVASAPLGGKRLDEVTTEDIRSWHRGLGPDRPTGRARVYAFVRTVFGTAVADGLIDANPCKIRGAGQARPATPVEILTVQQVAELADAVGERYAAAIYLGAWCQMRVGEVLALRRRDIDLQNAVVHVRRGVTWIDGVASFGPPKTDAGIRDLAAPVAVVDVLAAHLTRVDAGPDSLLFVGRTPGSPPPVQTFSDAVKRAARRCGLPATFRFHHLRHAGLSLLAEAGASVAELQARAGHSTPAMALHYQHARAIRDRDLASRLDAVIAGTDVPSSS, encoded by the coding sequence ATGAGGCGGAGCTCGTTCGGGTCAGTCGAGACGCTGCCGTCCGGGCGCTACCGCGCTCGGTACGCGACGGCGGTCGGTCGGTGGAGGGCGGCGCCGACGACCTTCACGACGAAGGCAGAGGCACGTGCGTGGCTCGCGCGTGAGCAGGTGGCGTTGGAGCAGACCGCGGCTGGTTCGCCGAAGGCGACGGCAACGGTGCGGCCACCGCGCCTGCGTGACTACACCGCCGAGTGGATCGCCGAACGGCGAAACGGTCGAGGAGAGCCGTTGCGGCCGTCGACCCGGCGCACCTACGAGACCTACTTGCGCCTCTATGTGGCGTCCGCGCCACTCGGCGGGAAGAGACTCGACGAAGTCACTACGGAGGACATCCGGTCCTGGCACCGCGGGCTCGGGCCCGACCGTCCAACCGGTCGGGCCAGGGTCTACGCGTTTGTACGAACCGTCTTTGGGACGGCCGTGGCTGACGGACTCATCGATGCGAACCCCTGCAAGATCCGGGGAGCGGGGCAAGCGCGGCCGGCCACGCCTGTGGAGATCCTCACGGTCCAGCAGGTCGCGGAGCTCGCAGACGCGGTGGGGGAGCGGTACGCCGCTGCGATCTACCTCGGAGCCTGGTGTCAGATGCGGGTCGGTGAGGTGCTGGCGCTCCGCCGGCGTGACATCGACCTTCAGAACGCCGTCGTCCACGTTCGCCGCGGCGTGACCTGGATCGACGGCGTGGCCTCGTTCGGCCCGCCCAAGACAGACGCCGGTATCCGTGACTTAGCTGCGCCCGTGGCTGTCGTCGACGTGCTCGCCGCCCATCTCACCCGCGTTGACGCGGGTCCGGACTCTCTGCTGTTCGTCGGACGCACGCCAGGGTCACCGCCGCCCGTGCAGACGTTCTCCGACGCGGTGAAGCGGGCTGCGCGCCGATGCGGGCTGCCGGCGACGTTCCGCTTCCATCACCTGCGCCACGCAGGCTTGTCGCTCCTGGCCGAGGCTGGGGCCTCGGTTGCCGAGCTCCAAGCGCGCGCGGGCCACTCCACGCCGGCCATGGCCCTCCACTATCAGCACGCCCGCGCCATCCGGGACCGCGACCTGGCAAGCCGACTTGACGCCGTCATCGCTGGTACGGACGTGCCGAGCAGCTCCTGA
- a CDS encoding excisionase family DNA-binding protein, with the protein MTISIEHDLLTVAEAADRLRVTTRFIRMLIADGTLPAMRLGRRSIRLRREDVDQVLRPMRSVASE; encoded by the coding sequence ATGACCATCAGTATCGAGCACGACCTGCTCACAGTCGCCGAGGCCGCTGACCGCCTGCGTGTGACGACGCGGTTCATCAGGATGCTCATCGCGGACGGCACCCTGCCCGCGATGCGCCTCGGACGGCGGTCCATCCGTCTCCGACGGGAGGACGTCGACCAGGTCCTGCGGCCGATGCGAAGCGTGGCTTCCGAGTAG